Proteins found in one Sorghum bicolor cultivar BTx623 chromosome 1, Sorghum_bicolor_NCBIv3, whole genome shotgun sequence genomic segment:
- the LOC8070519 gene encoding uncharacterized protein LOC8070519: MAEPERERAAEEWVRRKRGRKRQGERQTSDPMEVLGEDVMGRVMEFLDARSVARCTAVSCAWRGVAADNRLWAPKCAELMAGKAHIPRLTLIRTGSKLSTYSMAVMDGKRSRITKEDLCDHAWEYRFTIAAPDYWRNLDPSWKHTGPPMRRYFHPDGYHSADPHDAVWGGHECTYTVITSFVDDGQIREHYVRINHWPPMKVSRKDDWSWELSNHLYRYNSIPDSNKKVCTGPLFPVW, translated from the exons ATGGCGGAGCCGGAGCGGGAGCGGGCGGCGGAGGAGTGGGTGAGGCGGAAGAGGGGCAGGAAGAGGCAGGGGGAGAGGCAGACGAGCGACCCCATGGAGGTGCTCGGGGAAGATGTGATGGGGCGGGTGATGGAGTTCCTGGACGCGCGCAGCGTGGCACGATGCACCGCGGTCTCCTGCGCATGGCGCGGGGTCGCGGCCGACAACCGCCTCTGGGCACCTAAG TGTGCTGAATTGATGGCGGGAAAGGCTCATATCCCACGTTTAACATTGATCCGCACTGGATCCAAGTTGTCTACATATTCAATGGCTGTTATGGACGGGAAACGG AGCCGGATCACAAAAGAGGATCTCTGCGATCATGCATGGGAATATCGTTTCACTATA GCAGCACCTGATTACTGGAGGAACCTTGATCCATCATGGAAGCACACTGGTCCACCTATGCGACGTTACTTCCACCCTGATGGCTACCACAGTGCAGACCCTCATGACGCCGTGTGGGGTGGCCATGAGTGCACCTACACGGTCATAACGAGCTTTGTCGATGATGGCCAGATCAGGGAACACTACGTGAGGATCAACCATTGGCCACCAATGAAGGTGTCAAGGAAGGATGACTGGAGCTGGGAGCTATCGAACCACCTCTACCGCTATAACAGCATACCTGATTCCAACAAGAAAGTATGCACTGGTCCTCTGTTCCCAGTTTGGTGA